The genomic stretch TTTATCACGAAATTAGACCTTGTGGAGACAATACTTCCATGTTGGATAACCTGGAGGCACGTATCCGCGATTTATGTAGAAATCCattgaaatattgtacatttctGATGACAATTCAGGTGCCATAAAAGTGACCATCCGACTATAGACGAAATCATCTGGAAATTATTCGTAATTTCTTTTACTTcgttattaaaattatactaGGAACATTCCTTTATTGTTATTCTATTTTACTATAGTAACTTCGAGGAAGAGACTCGCGATGCGACCTCGAGGCTGGtcgcatatttttatttcgttgtaCTTACTCAACAGCTCCTTTCCCGTTTCGTGCGCGTATATTAACAAGTTACGCAACAGACTTCGATTCGTGATAAAAATCTGCGTGTCATTGTTCACTTTGACCCTAGACTTTTTGAAGGCGATCTGTAGATACGTTCTCCAATTAATCTGTAtgattggggaaaaaaaacactacgaataaaaaatttatgacagTTTTGACAACTTATCAAAGCTGGATTATCATTGTGCTCGATCACgaagatggaagaaaaataatcgaaaataaacaaatacaGATTCTCATCCGCTCACCGTGTCGGTAAATTGATCCAGTACTTCGTCTGTCCAAGCTTGTAATTTTGCTAACGTCGTACTTCCTACGTTAGGAATATTAGTCTTCGCGGTATCTCTGCCGTAATTTAATTCCTAAGACAAAACCACagggatatttttattattcaataattctGATTGCTTTAATCGAAAAGGATCTGATCAATTAGAAAGAGGTATTTTGAATACGGTACCTTTGGATCCGCCAAGACGTTCATGAATTCGTTGATACTTCTCGCTTTCGCGCTGATTTCATAATCGCTGATGTCACTTTGAGTAAAATCCCGCAATATGATCataatttttgacaaatattcGATAAAGGTAGAGTCGGTTCTACTGGAAAAATCATTGTCCAAAATCCGTACTGGTTGTCGCAGCAATGCAGTAGGCAATGTCAAATCATCGTGCTCGATCTAGAtgggtaatattttttcacttgtgCCGCAACAAGGGGAACTTCGGTTATTCTGAAGGATTTCTCTTATACGGTACGAAATGCTTATTGTTGCACAAAATGCacttgaaacttgaaatttgatttaaaaaaggCGACGCAGAATTATGctcttatacatacatatatcgaAGTTTTCGTTGCATTCCATATATCAGTTCGAACTgttagtttgaaaaaaaattgcacgcCATAATTAGCAACGAATCTAGCCATTCTTCGCCAATCGGCCGAAGTTATTTTAGACATCGTACTCTCCTCATTTTTTTTCGGCCAAATTTCTTCCAATACTTTTAACATTGTTGAAATTCCTCTCCTATCACGAGTTTTTGTATCTATACAAGCTGCGTACATGTCCTGGGCTTTTACAAAAGACTTTGAATCTCCCACAGATCTTTCGTTCTCCAATAATTCTGTGGATAAATATGCATagagtttgattttttttttaattccatatGTCCAAAaccataaataaattattttacgttTAGCATCTCCAATTTTAATTTGTCattcaaacaaaaatgtacCTTTCAATCGTTCATCGACTTCTCTTTGCAATCTGATAAACCCGTCCCAAATACTATACCCCTCGGGGACAGGAtgtacattttgaaaatttccacaAGCAAAAGTGTAAAAATCATCACAGGGATTCTTTGAATAATCCACGTATGGAAAAAGATTGTCCATCCGTATCAGAAAGGgcaattgaatgaaaatggTCACGACGATCAACCTTGAAACGCGTAAAGAAGACGAATAatgattagtttttttttacagaccATGTTGATAACGTTGGAATAATCACAGAATCTGATGATGTTGCGtagaaagaaatagaaaatcgaaTTAGGATCTATAAGTACCTCATGGTGTGCAAATTTGTGGCTGACAATGAATGTGTATTATTCGTATTCCTGCACTGCTTTACTGATGAGCactaaaacattttttccagTGAATCCCTTCCACAAACCCGCAATTTGCGATCAAACATTGTCAATGTTATGAAAATACGCGGAATGTATCTAAATGTGCATTTTCTTATCGCGCCCAAGTATAACTAGATTTACGAATGAACAATACATAGAGCTCGAAACTGATTTTTATGTCACATTCACACGACTCTATAGAAGTGGTGGTCCATATCTAATCGCTGAAATTGTTA from Neodiprion virginianus isolate iyNeoVirg1 chromosome 3, iyNeoVirg1.1, whole genome shotgun sequence encodes the following:
- the LOC124299739 gene encoding neprilysin-11-like isoform X2 gives rise to the protein MRLIVVTIFIQLPFLIRMDNLFPYVDYSKNPCDDFYTFACGNFQNVHPVPEGYSIWDGFIRLQREVDERLKELLENERSVGDSKSFVKAQDMYAACIDTKTRDRRGISTMLKVLEEIWPKKNEESTMSKITSADWRRMARFVANYGVQFFFKLTVRTDIWNATKTSIYIEHDDLTLPTALLRQPVRILDNDFSSRTDSTFIEYLSKIMIILRDFTQSDISDYEISAKARSINEFMNVLADPKELNYGRDTAKTNIPNVGSTTLAKLQAWTDEVLDQFTDTINWRTYLQIAFKKSRVKVNNDTQIFITNRSLLRNLLIYAHETGKELLNDFVYSRMVTFMAPELSSEMYNISMDFYINRGYVPPGYPTWKYCLHKVLDFPKIGLSFTVAQKYREKYVSEERIKRAQEMMENLRDALEELIDEAEWMDDFTKNYAIYKLNSILILTGSPDYLKTESQVDQYYRKLKIYRWTQSPLIVNAYYNGINNRILFPISTMAEPFFSGNSGSFFDYARIGSVMAHELTHAFDSQGRLLDAEGSLKGWWSQSTEQVYATKIKCFIKQYNQYISGDSEATIDGKYTLSENIADNVGLRAAFRAFTKERNKLPALYHWSRFNNFMSDKYFYLAFASIWCHTGATEHSDKHAPHKYRILGPIQNMENFAKTWQCYEMISRSRTNAMNSWERADKDICILW
- the LOC124299739 gene encoding endothelin-converting enzyme 1-like isoform X4, producing the protein MRLIVVTIFIQLPFLIRMDNLFPYVDYSKNPCDDFYTFACGNFQNVHPVPEGYSIWDGFIRLQREVDERLKELLENERSVGDSKSFVKAQDMYAACIDTKTRDRRGISTMLKVLEEIWPKKNEESTMSKITSADWRRMARFVANYGVQFFFKLTVRTDIWNATKTSIYIEHDDLTLPTALLRQPVRILDNDFSSRTDSTFIEYLSKIMIILRDFTQSDISDYEISAKARSINEFMNVLADPKELNYGRDTAKTNIPNVGSTTLAKLQAWTDEVLDQFTDTINWRTYLQIAFKKSRVKVNNDTQIFITNRSLLRNLLIYAHETGKELLNDFVYSRMVTFMAPELSSEMYNISMDFYINRGYVPPGYPTWKYCLHKVLDFPKIGLSFTVAQKYREKYVSEERIKRAQEMMENLRDALEELIDEAEWMDDFTKNYAIYKLNSILILTGSPDYLKTESQVDQYYRKLKIYRYDHFGNMNRLRSFSQWKNFAELRIYRNRNSWTQSPLIVNAYYNGINNRILFPISTMAEPFFSGNSGRFGATQVQQNIATNTHPTNIAYWDRYRIWKILPKLGNVMR
- the LOC124299739 gene encoding endothelin-converting enzyme 1-like isoform X3, with protein sequence MRLIVVTIFIQLPFLIRMDNLFPYVDYSKNPCDDFYTFACGNFQNVHPVPEGYSIWDGFIRLQREVDERLKELLENERSVGDSKSFVKAQDMYAACIDTKTRDRRGISTMLKVLEEIWPKKNEESTMSKITSADWRRMARFVANYGVQFFFKLTVRTDIWNATKTSIYIEHDDLTLPTALLRQPVRILDNDFSSRTDSTFIEYLSKIMIILRDFTQSDISDYEISAKARSINEFMNVLADPKELNYGRDTAKTNIPNVGSTTLAKLQAWTDEVLDQFTDTINWRTYLQIAFKKSRVKVNNDTQIFITNRSLLRNLLIYAHETGKELLNDFVYSRMVTFMAPELSSEMYNISMDFYINRGYVPPGYPTWKYCLHKVLDFPKIGLSFTVAQKYREKYVSEERIKRAQEMMENLRDALEELIDEAEWMDDFTKNYAIYKLNSILILTGSPDYLKTESQVDQYYRKLKIYRYDHFGNMNRLRSFSQWKNFAELRIYRNRNSWTQSPLIVNAYYNGINNRILFPISTMAEPFFSGNSGSFFDYARIGSVMAHELTHAFDSQGRLLDAEGSLKGWWSQSTEQVYATKIKCFIKQYNQYISGDSEATTASTRYPKILPTMLD
- the LOC124299739 gene encoding endothelin-converting enzyme 1-like isoform X1 — translated: MRLIVVTIFIQLPFLIRMDNLFPYVDYSKNPCDDFYTFACGNFQNVHPVPEGYSIWDGFIRLQREVDERLKELLENERSVGDSKSFVKAQDMYAACIDTKTRDRRGISTMLKVLEEIWPKKNEESTMSKITSADWRRMARFVANYGVQFFFKLTVRTDIWNATKTSIYIEHDDLTLPTALLRQPVRILDNDFSSRTDSTFIEYLSKIMIILRDFTQSDISDYEISAKARSINEFMNVLADPKELNYGRDTAKTNIPNVGSTTLAKLQAWTDEVLDQFTDTINWRTYLQIAFKKSRVKVNNDTQIFITNRSLLRNLLIYAHETGKELLNDFVYSRMVTFMAPELSSEMYNISMDFYINRGYVPPGYPTWKYCLHKVLDFPKIGLSFTVAQKYREKYVSEERIKRAQEMMENLRDALEELIDEAEWMDDFTKNYAIYKLNSILILTGSPDYLKTESQVDQYYRKLKIYRYDHFGNMNRLRSFSQWKNFAELRIYRNRNSWTQSPLIVNAYYNGINNRILFPISTMAEPFFSGNSGSFFDYARIGSVMAHELTHAFDSQGRLLDAEGSLKGWWSQSTEQVYATKIKCFIKQYNQYISGDSEATIDGKYTLSENIADNVGLRAAFRAFTKERNKLPALYHWSRFNNFMSDKYFYLAFASIWCHTGATEHSDKHAPHKYRILGPIQNMENFAKTWQCYEMISRSRTNAMNSWERADKDICILW